GGAGGCTTCCGACCGCGAGACCCTCGAGCGTATCCTGGAATCCGAGGAATGGCAGGAGCTCAAGCGCAAGCTTCTGGAATATGTCACGAACTACCGCCAGATTATCGTCCCCTCCACCGGCCGCTTCCAGATTTTCTGAGCTGAGCACATCTTACCCAACGGAGCTGTGACCATGCTGGCCCTTGTCCGACGTCTCCGCTATTTGTTCGCCACGCCTGCTGGCAATCTGCTCACCGTCACCGCCTGGGAAGCGCTCATTGTCGCCTTTCTGAGCACCTTCTCTGCGCCGCTGCGCGCCCTGCTGGGAATCCCGCCGGCCGACCTCCCCGAGGCCCTGCGGGTGAGCCGCATCATCATGGTCTATCACTCCCTGGCCGTCCCATTTGTGGCGGCTGTCGCCTATCTGACGCTGGACCTGGTGCCGGTGCCGGCGGAACTGGCGCAGTCGGTGCGGCGCATCATCACGCCAGGTTACATGCTCACCAGCATCGGCGCGCTGGGGTTTGCCTATTTCGGACGCAACTGGCTCCTGCACGGCATTTTCCTGTTGGGGCTGTCGCTGGTCTTTTACGCCGGCGTCTTGCTGGCGGCCGGCCTGTGGCCAGGAAGGGAGCGGCTGTCCTCGCCTGACTATGCAGGCTGGGGGAATATCTCTCTGGAGCGGCTGGCATTCTTCGTGACCGCGGTGGCACTGCTCATCTCTGCCGTCATCGGTGCCGGCGCCGGCTCCTTCTTCGGCAACGGATTTCGCGCGGTCCTGGCGGAGGACATCGTGCGGGAGGAGCACAACCTGGGAGAGCTGGCTGTCATCGCCCATCTGCATATCATGCTGGCGCTGATTGACGTAGCGATCCTACTGCTCATCGTGCGCCGTTTCGACCTGAAAGGGCGTTTGCACAAGATCGCCATGCCCCTGACCATCGCCGGCACGGTCGTGCTCTCCATCGGAGCCTGGAGCGTCATGCTGTGGGAGGGCATCGCCCACAAGATCATCTACGTGGGCAGTACCCTGCTTCTTTTCGCCGCCCTGTTGATGACCATCGCCGGCATCGGGGCCGTCATCCGTGCACACAGCGCGGCGCGCGGCTGGCACCGGCCGACCGCCGGCCAGCGACTGCATGCCCTGCTGGCCGACCCCCTGCACTTCGGCCCCTTCTTCCAGATGATCTGGCTCCAGCCGGTAATGGTCTTCCCCGGCCTGTACACCGCGGTCAAGCTGGATGAGATATACCGGGCATGGCCCTTCGAGGCGGAGCGGCGCATCCTGGTGGGGCACTGGCATATCCTGGCGACGCTGTCCGCCACCATTATGCTGTTGCTGGTGGCGGACCGACTGCGCCTCGCCGGCCGACTGCGGCAGTGGGTGGGGTGGGGGACCATCGTCGGGAGCGACCTGGCCTTCGCCGCCGGCGTGGTGTACGAATATCTCCCGCCGGCCGCCGACCGGACATGGGCGATGCCCCTGCTGGACGCCGGCCTGAGCGTTGCCCTGCTGGCCCTGGCGGCGTTCATGGTGAGTCGGCTGATTGACTTGTTCCGCCCCCAGGGCCAGTGGGCAGAGGAGCTATCCGAGAGTTAGCTCTGCGGCTCCTGCGCCGGCTGGGGACGCCACAGCATCATGCCGGCCGCCGCCAGCAGGGCCATAATGGCGCCGAAGAGGAAGGGGGCGGAGGGGCCCAAACCGTTCCAGCCGAAGGCGCCGTCCCACAGGATGCCGGCGATGAGCGAGGCGGGGAAATCTAGGATGCCCAGCACCGCGTTGTACGTGCCGTAGGCGGTGCCGCGCAGTTCCGCCGGCACGATATCTGCCACCATCGCTTTGGCGGTGCCGTACGCCATCCCGTAATATATCCCGTACAGCGCGTACAGCGCCCAAATGTGCCAGCCCTTCTGCGCCAGCGCGAATCCCAGGTAGATCAGCCCATAGACAACCCATCCGCCGATGATGACCCTGCGCCGGCCAATGCGGTCCGACAGGGAGCCGGCCGGCGTCGAGACCAGCGTGTACACCACGTTGAACGTCGCCAGCATGCCCAGGACGCCCAATACGTTCAGACCGCGCTCCTGCGCCCGCAGGATGAGGAAGGCGTCGGAGGAATTCCCCAGGTCGAACAGTCCCACCAGAAGCATGAAGACGAGGAACTGCCGGCCCAGGCCCTTGAATCGGACCGGCACCCCTTCGCGCCTGCGCACCGGCACATCCTGTGCACCGATGGCCAGGGACAGCACCGCCAGTGCGGCGGGTATCAGGCTGATGAGCACGACTGTCTGGAAAGTGCGGCGCGTCAGCAGGCTCTGGGTGGATTGGCTGAGCCAGACCAGCAAGAGCGCGACGAGGATGCCGACCACTGCGCCGGCGGTGTCCGCGGCGCGATGGAAGCCGAAGGCCAGCCCGCGATGCCGTTCCTCGATGGAGTCGGCGACCAGGGCATCGCGCGGCGCTGTGCGGATGCCTTTGCCGACGCGGTCTGCCCAGCGCACTGCCGCCACGCCGGCCCACGAGTTGACGAAGTAAAAGAAGGGTTTGGAGATGGCCGAGATGCCGTAGCCGGCCACCGCCAGCCATTTGCGCTGGTTGAGCCTGTCGGAAATCCAGCCGGAGAACACCTTCAGCAGGCTGGAAGTCGCCTCGGCGATGCCCTCGATCAAGCCGATGATATTGGTCTTGACCCCCAGCACGTTGGACAGGAAGAGCGGGACGATATTAAGCACCATCTCGCTGGAGACGTCCATGAAAAAGCTGGTCAGGCTGACCGCCCAGATATTGCGGGGCAGTTGCCAGATGGAGGCGGGTTCCGGGCGCGTCGAAGTCGTCGTGGAAGCCATTGCGCACCTCCTCTCCGATTGTGAATGGGGACATTATATGCCGGCGGAAAGGGATGTCAAGAACGGGGACGTACCCGGTGACAGTCACCTCGCAGGTGACTGTCACCGGGCAAGAGGACTCAACCTTCGCAGTAGTCGCCGAGCTGGGCATTCGGGATAATTTTGGGGAGGTCCGCCGGCGACATCTCGATGCCGGCATCGGGCCGGCCGGCGCTGATAATAATGCGCTCCGCCGCCATTACGCTCTGGTCAATGAAGCCTGGGATATCGTCCCGCCGGAAGCCGGTCACCGAAACCGAACCCACCTGGTAACCGGTGGCGCGGAGCACCTCGCGCTCCGGCGCCAGGGATGCGCCCTTATCGTTCAGCGCCGCCGCGGCCTTCTTCATGCTCAACCGCTTATCCCCGGGCACGACGAAGAGGGCAAACCGGCCGTCAGAACGCTGGACGATCATGGCCTTGACCACCCAGGCCAGCGGCACCTTCAGGTCTTCCGCCACGCCCTCGGCAGTATACTGCTTGCGGGCGTGGATGTGCACTTGGTAAGGAACGCCGGCGGCCTCCAGTGCCCGCATGGGGGGTGTCTTGGAAATCCCTTTCTCCTTCGCCATATCCTCGCTCCCTCGTCATTCCACGGCCGAGGCCAACGCACACGGTCCCACAGCGCATTTGCCACAGCAGTCCGTGCCCAACCGCGGTTTGACCACATCCCGAAGGTGAGTATGACAGGCCCATTTGTCCAGGTTCATCTGGCCGAAGGGCGCCGGCCGCAGGGCCTGCACCGGACAGGCATCCACACAGTAGGTACAGCTTCCGTCGTAGAAATAGAGACAGCGTTCCATATGGGGGCGCGATGTCGGCGGGACTTCCGCGTCGATCATCAGACTGCCGCATCGGCCGGCACAGCCGGCGTCAGTGATCAACATGCGGTGCAGGCCAAAGGTGCCCAGGCCGGCGATGGCCGCGGCCGATTTGTGGGACCAGCGGCTGACCAGCGTCACAGGGTCCCAGTTATAGGTGGCCGGCTGGCCCGCCGCCCGAATGCCGCGCTTACCCAACCGGGCGATCAGCTCCTGCACGATCTGGTTGATGAGGGCATTGGTCTCCAGGTAGGCCGTCGCCCATGCCGGCGCGGTGCCGTCCGCCTCCCGGTTGGCGTGCACAATCTCCTCGGCGAACGGCAGGAAAAAGGCCACCACCGTACGCGCCTCCGGGAGCAGGTCCTGGGGCAGGAAATGGGACGGCTCGGCGATGCGGCGCAGTTCCTGCCAGCGGGGGTCATCGGCGGAGGCGAAGCCGACCAGCGGCCGGCGGTATTGCGTGTGGGTGCCAGCGGCTGTTACCGTCTGGACGATGAAGTCCTCGATCTCCCGCGCCAGCGTATCCATTTGCGTCCTTCGGAAAGAGAACAGCTTCAGCCCAGGCCCAAGGCACGCTCCACCAGCGCCTGGAAGTCCAGCACGTGCTGATGCATGAGGCCGGCGGCACGCTCGGCATCGCGCGCCTTGATCGCCTGCACCAGCTCCGCATGGCGGTCCAGCGCGCTGAGCACCCAGTCGATCTGCGGCGAGGCCAGGTACCACAGGCGCTCCGACAGGCCGAAGAAGCGCTCCAGCGTCTCCCGCATGTAGCGGTTGTGCGCGGCGTCGGCCAATGCGCTGTGGAAGCGGTGGTCCAGGTCGAGCAGGGTGTCCACGTTGCCGGCGCCTTTCACCCGCTCGTATTCCCGCACCAGGGCGTCCATCACCACGATATCATCCGCGGTGGCGCGCTCCGCCGCCATGCGGGCGCATAATGTCTCCAGCGGCAGGCGCATCTCGAACAGCTCGCGCAGTTCGGCCGGGTTTGCCTCCGCCACGCGAATACCGTGGCGCGGGGTGATATCCACCAGGTGGTCGTGGGCCAGCCATTTCAGTGCCTCGCGCACCGCCGTCGGGGTCAATCCCGCCTCCGCGCACAGTGCGTCCTCGTCGATCGGCGCCCCCGGCTTGAGCTGGAGCGTGATAATCTTTTCCTTAATAAGGTTATATGCTTTTTGCGTATCAATGCGTTCCAGTTCCACCATTCCCCTCCTGCTCGATATGGAGCACGTGCACCAGTGTTATGCCAGGCGCGGTGTTCCCATAGCGCGGGCCCGGATGCGATAGGTATCCAGGCCATCCTCGACCTCTTCCAGGGTTACCTGCGGGGAATGGGCGCCGGCGCGCACCGCCCCTTCCCATGCCAGGGTGCGGACGCGCTGGCGCGCATATCCCAACGCCTCCTCCAGGCTCTCGTAATACGTGCGGCCCTCCGAGGTCTGCACATAATAGCCCACCACCTCGGACTGGTCCTCGGAGAGGCGGGCGTAGACCAGTGCTTCCTCGGTCACCATGACACTGCCGGCCACCGCGCCCACCGCGTTCGCCACCCAATAATAGGGCGGCAGGATCAGCTCCGTGTGGAAGATGTCGGCCACCCGCTCCAGGAAGATTTTCGCCGGCGCACCAATGCCGATGATGGGCACTTTCAGGCGAATGGTCGTCTCCAGATGCGGGTGTGCCGCCTGCAGGCTGTTGTGGAAGAACCAGCGGCCCATGTCCACATCGTGGAGCGGGTCCGGGGCGGCCAGTTTCTTGCCGGTCAGGAAGGAAAGGATGACCTCGGTGATGATCTCATCCACCCTTTGCCACAGCAGATCGCGGAAGGTCTTCACGTCCAGGCCGAGGTTGCGGCAGAAGAGCGCGGCGGCAATCTCGGACATTTCGGCGTCCCAGGTCCGGTAGATGCCGTCCAGATGCATGAAATCGGTGGGGGTCAGGCCGGCCCTGCCGATGATCTCCTGCCGCCAGAGCTCTGCCGCGCCGATCTGGCCGGCGTGGAGCAGTTTCAGCCGGCGCACGATGTCGGTGACGCACAGCGGTCCTTCGCGCAGGAGTGCCACCAACTCGGCCTCTCGGGAGCCTTTTTCCACCATGCCGGGGTGCGGTTCCCGCTGTAAGAACCAGAATTCCAACTGGTCCAGGTCAATCTGCCCCCAGCCCTTCTGCAGGAGCGGGGCGATGCGGCGCTTGATGGCGGGGTACTGGTGGGCCAGGTACGCCAGCGGTACAACGCGCGCCGGCCCGATGGTCCACTTCTGATCGCGGCCGATATGGATGTGGCTGTCGCCGCCCAGCGCGATCGAGAGGATATTGGCCGCCTGCACACAGGTCTTGTAGTTGCCGACGGTGGCGCCTTCCTCGCTGACCCGCACCCGCCCATCCTCGATGAGCGCGATGTCCGTGGTGGTGCCGCCGACATCCACCACCAGCGCAGTATCCACCCGCGAGAGGAAGCGTCCGCCCATGGCGCTGGCCGCCGGCCCGGAATGGATGGTCTCCACCGGGGTGCGGGCGGCGAATTCCTCGCTCATCAGCGTGCCATCGCCGCGCACCACCATCAGTGGTGCGTGAATATGGCGGGCTTCCATGGCGCGGCGCACGGCGATGACAAAATCTTTCAGCATGCCCAGCAGGGAGGCGTTCAACGCGGCAGTGGTGGCGCGTTCCACCGAGCCGAGTTTGGTTGAGAGCTGATGGCCCAGCACGATTGGCAGGTCGCAGATGCGCGAGATGGCCTCGAAGGCGCGCAGTTCGTGTTCGGGGTTCATGGGGCTGAAATAGGCCGAGACCGCCAGGGCGTCCACGGAGTCCTTGACGCGGTGGACGTAGTCCAGGATGCCCTGCAGGTCCAGCGGCTCCTTCTCTTCGCCGAAGAGGGTATGGCCGCCGGCGAAGAAGGCATATTGGGTCGTGCCGAAGCGCTGGTGGAGCTGAAACGCTTCGGCAAGCTCTTTGTCATAGCCGATCAGTATCAGCGCCACCCGGGCGCCCTTGCCTTCGGCGATGGCGTTGGTCGCCAGGGTCGTGGAGATGGAGACCATCTTCACTTCGGCAGGGTTGTCGATCTGAATGCCTTCAATGACCCTGCCGATGCCCTCGGCATAATCGTGCCGGGTGGTGAGGCTTTTGCAGGAGGCGATCACCTCGCGCGTGTGATAGTCCAGCAGTACTCCGTCGGTATAGGTGCCTCCTGTGTC
Above is a genomic segment from Anaerolineae bacterium containing:
- a CDS encoding MFS transporter; translated protein: MASTTTSTRPEPASIWQLPRNIWAVSLTSFFMDVSSEMVLNIVPLFLSNVLGVKTNIIGLIEGIAEATSSLLKVFSGWISDRLNQRKWLAVAGYGISAISKPFFYFVNSWAGVAAVRWADRVGKGIRTAPRDALVADSIEERHRGLAFGFHRAADTAGAVVGILVALLLVWLSQSTQSLLTRRTFQTVVLISLIPAALAVLSLAIGAQDVPVRRREGVPVRFKGLGRQFLVFMLLVGLFDLGNSSDAFLILRAQERGLNVLGVLGMLATFNVVYTLVSTPAGSLSDRIGRRRVIIGGWVVYGLIYLGFALAQKGWHIWALYALYGIYYGMAYGTAKAMVADIVPAELRGTAYGTYNAVLGILDFPASLIAGILWDGAFGWNGLGPSAPFLFGAIMALLAAAGMMLWRPQPAQEPQS
- a CDS encoding YbaK/EbsC family protein; protein product: MAKEKGISKTPPMRALEAAGVPYQVHIHARKQYTAEGVAEDLKVPLAWVVKAMIVQRSDGRFALFVVPGDKRLSMKKAAAALNDKGASLAPEREVLRATGYQVGSVSVTGFRRDDIPGFIDQSVMAAERIIISAGRPDAGIEMSPADLPKIIPNAQLGDYCEG
- a CDS encoding epoxyqueuosine reductase, whose protein sequence is MAREIEDFIVQTVTAAGTHTQYRRPLVGFASADDPRWQELRRIAEPSHFLPQDLLPEARTVVAFFLPFAEEIVHANREADGTAPAWATAYLETNALINQIVQELIARLGKRGIRAAGQPATYNWDPVTLVSRWSHKSAAAIAGLGTFGLHRMLITDAGCAGRCGSLMIDAEVPPTSRPHMERCLYFYDGSCTYCVDACPVQALRPAPFGQMNLDKWACHTHLRDVVKPRLGTDCCGKCAVGPCALASAVE
- a CDS encoding GntR family transcriptional regulator, which translates into the protein MELERIDTQKAYNLIKEKIITLQLKPGAPIDEDALCAEAGLTPTAVREALKWLAHDHLVDITPRHGIRVAEANPAELRELFEMRLPLETLCARMAAERATADDIVVMDALVREYERVKGAGNVDTLLDLDHRFHSALADAAHNRYMRETLERFFGLSERLWYLASPQIDWVLSALDRHAELVQAIKARDAERAAGLMHQHVLDFQALVERALGLG
- a CDS encoding hydantoinase/oxoprolinase family protein, which gives rise to MTASQPVTRTLVLGIDTGGTYTDGVLLDYHTREVIASCKSLTTRHDYAEGIGRVIEGIQIDNPAEVKMVSISTTLATNAIAEGKGARVALILIGYDKELAEAFQLHQRFGTTQYAFFAGGHTLFGEEKEPLDLQGILDYVHRVKDSVDALAVSAYFSPMNPEHELRAFEAISRICDLPIVLGHQLSTKLGSVERATTAALNASLLGMLKDFVIAVRRAMEARHIHAPLMVVRGDGTLMSEEFAARTPVETIHSGPAASAMGGRFLSRVDTALVVDVGGTTTDIALIEDGRVRVSEEGATVGNYKTCVQAANILSIALGGDSHIHIGRDQKWTIGPARVVPLAYLAHQYPAIKRRIAPLLQKGWGQIDLDQLEFWFLQREPHPGMVEKGSREAELVALLREGPLCVTDIVRRLKLLHAGQIGAAELWRQEIIGRAGLTPTDFMHLDGIYRTWDAEMSEIAAALFCRNLGLDVKTFRDLLWQRVDEIITEVILSFLTGKKLAAPDPLHDVDMGRWFFHNSLQAAHPHLETTIRLKVPIIGIGAPAKIFLERVADIFHTELILPPYYWVANAVGAVAGSVMVTEEALVYARLSEDQSEVVGYYVQTSEGRTYYESLEEALGYARQRVRTLAWEGAVRAGAHSPQVTLEEVEDGLDTYRIRARAMGTPRLA